TGTCTTTTTTTTAGTACGACTTCTTTTGCTCCCTTTGCAACAAACATCCCAATCCCTCTCTTTTTATATAAAATCCCCTCATCCACTAATACATTTACCCCTTTAGCTGCAGTGGCTGGATTAATTTGTAACACCTTCGCAAATTGATTTGTCGACGGAACTTGTTCTTCTTCTAGTAATATGTCTTTTAAAATATCAGATTCAATGGTTTCTGCAATTTGTATGTATATTAACTTATTTTGCTCCAGAGTAGGTTTCACATTTTCACCACCTTAGGTTCATAGGTTCATTACTTATGTAATTAACCATAGCACATCGTTTTATTTTTTTCCATAATTTTCATCAAAAAAGAGTCATTCGATAATGAATGACTTCCTTTAAAAAATGTTCGTATTTTCAATCGTGAAATGACCCCCTCTTCCTCCATATCACTTAGATTCCCGCACAGGATGTTCATCAAAAAATTGCTTTCGAAAATCTTTATTATTAACTAGCTTTTCTATTTTTTCTTGATTACCGTAAAAGAAGTTCATTACGATTCCCTTATTCCATATAAGATCATCCTTTGGCAAATCATTAAATTCTTTATAAAGTATGGGTAAAAGTTCTTCTCTTTTCAATGCAAAACTTTGATTTTTAACCTGAAACTCATACCCTTTCGCATTTGGCACTAAAATTGCAAGATAAATAGCATTAAAGAGAAAGTTCTTTTTCATCGTATCCCTTTCATCAAACCAATACGTCTCAATGATATCTTCTGTTAAATTACCACTCTTTTTCTCACCGTATTTCACCGCGATCTTCTCATTTTTCAAATTTATACTTTGAACTGTTCCACCACCAGGTAAGTTTTTAACAATCGCAAACACATCGGAATTATTTCCAACGTATGTCCCCGTATATTTTTTGAAAGCCCCAGGTTCAATATGCGATATTTCTTTTATTTGTTCCCCATTAGAACAAGCAGTAACAAATAAAAAAATTGTTAGCATAACACCTGCTATTCTATTCATATAGTTCATTAGACACCCCCAAGTTCTATTTACTATCCAATCTATACAATGTATCCCTTAAAAACCCTTTAAAATATACGCATTTTAATCAAAATTAAAAATTTTCAATTTTTCTGTATACAATTATCCATTAATTGTATATACTTACTAACGTAAGAAAAATATTCTAAAAGGAGGTCGAAGAAAATGATGAAATTACAATTACATGCTTTAACTTTAGCGTTAACTGCACCTGTGTTTTTCGGACAATTAAATATGAATTCGACCACCCTAACGGAGAATTGAAAATCGTACTTTATTTCTATTAATTCATAAATTCGCCACAGGAGGTCGTATACTTTCCTGTGGTTTTTTCACGCCCAGCCATAGGAGAACGATATCTTCCTGTGGCTTTTTTGTGCGATTTTTTAGTCTCATACATTATTTTTTAAAGAAAGGAGCAACATTCGATGACTATTAGCGTATTGTTTTTAAGTATTACGATTCAAAGAAATACACTTTCCAAAGCTGAAATTCTTCATAATGAGCAAATTGCAAAAGCTATGAATGATGTTAAGGAGCGCCAAGTGCTTTATTGTAATCACCTGTAATTCCTTTTCGAAAGGAGGAATTCGTCTATGACTTTTCATATTTTCTTTTTTACGACAGCACTTCAGAAAAAAACGTTATCTGAAGCTGAAATCTTTCGTAAACAACAATTAAAACAAACTATGGATAAAATAACGGACATTAAAAGTTCGTATTATACACAAATGTATTAAAATTTTTTTAAAAGGGGTAATAATCTAATGAAATTTAAAGCTTTCTTTTTAACAATCACCATTCAAAAATACAAACTTTCAAAAGATGAAATTTCTCACGAACAACAAATTAAAAATATTATGGACGGAGTAAAAGAGCGCCAGTCCTCTTATTACAATCGTCTTTACTAAATAAATTATAAAGGGGTAAAAATCCAATGAAATTCAAAGTATTATTTTTAACAATTACCATTCAAAAAAATAAACTGCCTGAGTTTGATATACTTCATGGCCAACAAATTGAACAGGCAATGGACAACGTAAAAGAACGACAAAGTCATTATTGTAGTCACCTGTAATTCCTATTCGAAAGGAGGAATTCATGTATGAAGTTTCACCTTTTCTTTTTAACCATTACGATTCAAAAAGAAACTATATCTGCAAATGAAGCAAAACAAGAGAGACAGTATAAAAAGATTATAGATGAGGTTCGTGATCGTAGAAGCAAGTACTACACTCACCTATAATTGTTTGAAATTATATTAGAAATGAAAGGAGTCGATTATGATGTTAATGACGCAGTGTAAAGAGATGATTTGGATAGTTCAGAGGGATTCCACATAGTTTATAAAGTTTATTTAACAAAAAATTATCGCCTGATTTGATGTGTAAAAAATATATAATAATAAGTATTTCATACACTCTAAAAAAATAAAAGATACACCACTTTTTGCGGTGTATCTTTCTCAACATATTCTATTTCCGTTTACTTCGTTTCGTCTTAAACAATCTCACTAAGTTCGAAACAACTGTTTTCGTTACCGCATAAACAGGCACTGCTAAAATCATTCCGATAATTCCCGCGAAATTACCTACCCCTAAAATAAGGATGATAATTGTTAACGGATGGATGTTTAATTTCGAACTCATAATACGTGGAGATATGATGTTACTTTCAAACTGCTGTACAATTGTTACAATAATAATTACGTACAGAGCTTGCATCGGAGATACGAACAGCCCTACAATTACAGCTGGTGCTGCTCCGATAAATGGACCTAAGTTCGGAATTATATTTGTAAATGCTGCGATAATCCCTAAAACGAAAGCATACGGTAAACCGATAATTAAATAACCAGTAAATGTAAAGGCACCTATAAATAAACAAACGAGCGCTTGCCCTTGAATATATGCAGATAATGTTTCGTTCGTTTCCTTTATGATACGAAGTCCTTCTTCACGGTAAGACTCTGGTAATACACTAACAGCTTTTCCTGGAAATGCATGTCCATCTTTAAACATATAAAATAAAATGAACGGTACTGTAAAAATAACTAACGCCACGTTCGTGATAATACCAAATAAAGCCGTTGCACTCGACGTAATTGTGTTTGGTATTTCCTTTAAGTATTCAATCGCATTTTTCTCAATTGTTTCAATGGAAA
This Bacillus mycoides DNA region includes the following protein-coding sequences:
- a CDS encoding AI-2E family transporter; the encoded protein is MKSKVHFWTLEVLMVVGIIFICTKISFLFQPIGIFISTLFFPILIALFLYFIFNPLLVFLENKKVPRGLAILLLYLFIITLTGVAIGVVVPTISQQLMDLVKNMPTYIKEGKVYIQDLSHHRLFEWLSTQNYVSIETIEKNAIEYLKEIPNTITSSATALFGIITNVALVIFTVPFILFYMFKDGHAFPGKAVSVLPESYREEGLRIIKETNETLSAYIQGQALVCLFIGAFTFTGYLIIGLPYAFVLGIIAAFTNIIPNLGPFIGAAPAVIVGLFVSPMQALYVIIIVTIVQQFESNIISPRIMSSKLNIHPLTIIILILGVGNFAGIIGMILAVPVYAVTKTVVSNLVRLFKTKRSKRK
- a CDS encoding YrzI family small protein, with the protein product MTISVLFLSITIQRNTLSKAEILHNEQIAKAMNDVKERQVLYCNHL
- a CDS encoding YrzI family small protein, which encodes MKFHLFFLTITIQKETISANEAKQERQYKKIIDEVRDRRSKYYTHL
- a CDS encoding GntR family transcriptional regulator, encoding MKPTLEQNKLIYIQIAETIESDILKDILLEEEQVPSTNQFAKVLQINPATAAKGVNVLVDEGILYKKRGIGMFVAKGAKEVVLKKRQKTFMTEYLPKVWEEAKVLEISKDELMDMIQKITKEGKE
- a CDS encoding DUF4825 domain-containing protein; this encodes MNYMNRIAGVMLTIFLFVTACSNGEQIKEISHIEPGAFKKYTGTYVGNNSDVFAIVKNLPGGGTVQSINLKNEKIAVKYGEKKSGNLTEDIIETYWFDERDTMKKNFLFNAIYLAILVPNAKGYEFQVKNQSFALKREELLPILYKEFNDLPKDDLIWNKGIVMNFFYGNQEKIEKLVNNKDFRKQFFDEHPVRESK
- a CDS encoding YrzI family small protein yields the protein MKFKVLFLTITIQKNKLPEFDILHGQQIEQAMDNVKERQSHYCSHL
- a CDS encoding YrzI family small protein → MTFHIFFFTTALQKKTLSEAEIFRKQQLKQTMDKITDIKSSYYTQMY
- a CDS encoding YrzI family small protein translates to MKFKAFFLTITIQKYKLSKDEISHEQQIKNIMDGVKERQSSYYNRLY